From the Chelonoidis abingdonii isolate Lonesome George chromosome 4, CheloAbing_2.0, whole genome shotgun sequence genome, the window CACTCGGCCCAGCGGTGTTTGTAGGAGTAAACGGTGAAATATCCTGGGCTGTTTGTCCACACTGGCCAAGCAGCAGCTCCCTCCAACAAGGACGTTATTTCGTTCAGACACTCAGAGTGGACTATGGGATGCAGAGCTAGGTGAGGAAGTAGGACGTGAATCACCCGTTACAGGAAGCAGCCACACAGGAAAACTGCCCTGTGCCCACCACTTACAAGAGCCGTGCAATAGATGGAGCGGCTCAGCGCTGAAGCCGCAGGCTAAGACAGGATGGTTGGTAACCCATTGTTCACCATGTGCTCTGAGACAATGAACTGCATTTTTATCCCATAACGCTACTTGCCAGTTAGACGCATGGTAGCAAACTGCTGTTTGGCTGGGGCACGACTGATTTACTGCTACTCGGTTGTCACCTTTAATCTTCCCCCAGTGAGGGTTGGTCAGCACAGGGTATTTTACAGGCGTCCGTATACAAGTCTAATTATAACTCTAACTTTCTGggtggacacacttattctggaataagagtgtccactgGGGAAGTTATAACCGGTGTTCCCAGAGAGGCATAATTGTACTAGTAAAACTCACGGGGTGGACGTGCCCTGAGACGTGTTTAAAAGatacacacagaaacacacacgTATTCCCACGTCTACGTCATCCCACTTTCCAAATGGTCCGTACCTCCACTGCCAGTCTCTGTTCTAGTTTTCTACCACTAGTGCCCTTGTGATCACTTCCCTGCAACATCCAATCATCTAACCTTGAAACTCCCCCTAActatctccccctcccacccccggagaaagatctcttccttccttccaaacATAGGCTCTGaccctcagggctgcccagagtgtgtgtgtgggggggcaagtggggctatttgccccgggccccacaggggccgccacaagaatatagtattctatagtactgcaacttttttttttatggaaggagcccccgaaattgctttgccagaggccccctgaatcctctgggcagccctgctgatcctGTGGGTGCTCAAGGGCTGGAACATCCATGGGAAAAGTTAGTGGGTGTCTAGCACCACCAGCAGCCAagatccccccttcctcccccccagcacctcccgcccaccagcagcccgACACCTCCCACCGCCTCCTGGCCTCCATGATCAGCCGTTCCATAGCATGCAGGAGGTACCGGAAgggtaggggaggagaggggacagggtgcactcaggggagagggaagaacggcaggaagaggtgggaaaggggcagggcagggacggGAAGAGTGGAGTGgcggtggggcctggggctgagcaggggttgagcaccccaaGGAAAATGGGAAGCTGGTGCCTGTGCCCCAGTTCTCACACTTTTCACCATTGATAAGCCACTACTTCCCACCCAGGCTCTTTAAACCTTGTACTTTTTAATACGTATGGGGGAAGAAGTGCCTCGCTCCAAGCAAAGGAAGTACCACACCGTATGTGGAGTCCCTATCGCAATGCTAGATCTACTGAATCTGAAGTTACATTTGCTGCATCATGTTTCTCTCCCATGTGGCGTTTCATCAAGTGTTGAACCAGGTTTGATTtctgagtgaagcttttcccacatttgGTACATTTGTAGGGTCTCTCCCCAGCGTGGATCCTCAGGTGTCTAGTCAGGTTTGATTTCTGCCCGAAGCCTTGCCCGCATTCGGTGCACTCATGAGGTTTCTCCCCCGTGTGGGTCTTCTGATGCTTGACAAGCCCCGATCTCCTATTGAAGCTCTTGTCACAGTAGGGGCATTTGTAGGGTCTCTCGTTCATGTGGGTCCTCTGATGCGTTAGGAGGCTGAACCTCTGGGTGAACCCTACCCCGCACTGGGGGCATCTGTAGGGGCGCTCCCCCGTGTGGGTTGTCTGGTGCTTCCTCAGGTCTGAGCTCCAAGCAAACTGCTTCCCACAATGgaggcatttatagggtttctgTCCCATGTGGCGTTTCACCAAGTGTCGAACAAGGTACGATTTGAGAGCGAAGCTTTGCCCGCATGCGGTGCATTTGTGAGGTCTCTCTTGCTGGTGCGTCATCTGATGCTGGGACAGGCTGTACTTCTGgctaaagcttttcccacactgggGACACGtgtagggtctctctccagtgtggatccTCAGGTGCCTAGTCAGGGTCGATTTCTGCCCAAAACTTTGTCCACATTCCCTGCACTGATGAGGTTTTTCCCCCGTGTGGGATCGCTGGTGGTGGAGGAGCGCTGAGTTCCAcctgaagctcttcccacagtcgGGGCATTTACGGGGTTTCTGTCCCATGTGGGTTCCCTGAGGCTGGGGGTCATCACATCCAGCAGGTCTCTCCTCCCCTGGGGGGTCTCCCTGCAGCCATGCTGTCCCACAGGCATCTCCCTGCTCAGGGCTCCGGGAcgtcccaggtggctcagctcccACGGGTCCTTCCCACTGGGGATTCCCTTCATCTGTCCTGGCACCTGctgcacgagagagagagaatccagccaGGGCTCGTTTGTCGTTGAGCAGAAAACTTGATGGGCAGGAAGTGaaaaccccaaaccctttcccagaggggagaggaagggccGGGACTCCCCTAGAATCCCAGCTGAGCCCTCTGAGAAGAGTCAGAGGAGGGATGGGCTCCTGCCAGGGGTGGGATCCAGGAGTGAcacctgccatgaggacagggacCTGCTGGGGACGATACAGAGCAAGTGGAGACAGAACTGGGAGGCTCCCGCTGGCTTGGCTGGGATCCCACCTGTTCCCTTCACTCCCAGTCAGTGTCGCTCATTCCTCACCTCTGCGGGCGCCTTTCAGGATCTCCCTTTCCTCAGAGCCCTGGAGATTCGGGACCCTCGGCTCTTCCTCAGGCTCCATCTGGGGGATCGCGGCCGGGTCAGGGATGGTGAATCCTTCTGGTGGGGAGGAAACGGGCGAGATGCACCTGGTGAAATCTCCCCCTAGGGCTTTGTATGGAGAAAGTGCCCCAATTTtaatcccagccctgctctctgctgggAAGATGCAGCATCACCATTTGGAGGGTGGactgtctctgtgctgctgggcCTGGGGACTCCACAAGCCACTTCCCCAGAAATGTAATGCCCCTGATGCAGCCTGAGTACTCAGTAACTCCTGCCAAccccccttcacccccacccccagctcctgaaACGGTTCCTCACCCAGCAAAATGAGAGTGTCTTCGTTATTCTCCTCCTTAACCTCCCTGCAGACCTCGCCCTGTCCTGGATCCAGCTCCgcctgctctgctgcagaggaACACACAGTCTCCTCCTTCCATGTCACCAGCTCCTGGAACAACAAGGGCCACTAATCAGCATGTTATGGTTCAGTTTAGCCATCCTACAACCAGGCTCAATCAGGCTTCATTAGTCAGAGGCCAAAGAGCACAGCACAGAAAGGCAAAGGTTAATACATCACCAATCCGATCTGAAAGACCGTTTTTGCAGTG encodes:
- the LOC116815086 gene encoding uncharacterized protein LOC116815086 isoform X5; translation: MEPEEEPRVPNLQGSEEREILKGARRAGARTDEGNPQWEGPVGAEPPGTSRSPEQGDACGTAWLQGDPPGEERPAGCDDPQPQGTHMGQKPRKCPDCGKSFRWNSALLHHQRSHTGEKPHQCRECGQSFGQKSTLTRHLRIHTGERPYTCPQCGKSFSQKYSLSQHQMTHQQERPHKCTACGQSFALKSYLVRHLVKRHMGQKPYKCLHCGKQFAWSSDLRKHQTTHTGERPYRCPQCGVGFTQRFSLLTHQRTHMNERPYKCPYCDKSFNRRSGLVKHQKTHTGEKPHECTECGQGFGQKSNLTRHLRIHAGERPYKCTKCGKSFTQKSNLVQHLMKRHMGEKHDAANEPVTWKEEAACSSRAQRAVLAPEQGKICREVKENKEEPLISLGFPIHDLAMVSHMERGEELRVPDLQGSEERETLRGACTAGARIEEENPQQKEPAGAEPNRMSWSPEWEDPGGAGWQQGDPMGEERPVGCDDHNPQRAHVGQKPHKCPDCGKSFKGNSVLCHHQRSHAGKAPHQCRECGQSFVQKSNLTRHLKVHTGERPYTCPQCGKSFSEKCNLSQHQLMHRQERPHKCTQCGQSFVQKSTLTRHLKVHTGERPYTCPQCGKSFRQKYSLSQHQLRHRQESPHKCTTCGQSFALKAYLVHHLMKCPIEEKSYKCPDCGKLFTRRSNLRKHQMNHMGERPTDISSAG